One segment of Bradyrhizobium sp. WD16 DNA contains the following:
- a CDS encoding terminase has translation MDGPAAFSRAIDRFSNRCWRLNNLYVVTDKNGRRSAFRMNSAQEALLDGMHNQNIILKARQRGFTTFIQLFMLDACVFNSDIRAGTIAHTLADAQVIFRDKIRFPYDNLPEGIKAIVPPVNDNTSELLLANNSGIRVGTSLRSGTLQYLHISEYGKICAKYPEKAREVRSGALNTVEKNQLVFIESTAEGQDGHFFELCQQARSKRNAGAPLSAMDFKFHFSPWWEDDAYVLEPGAVEIPASFAEYFARLRAIGIDLRPEQKAWYVKKAEQQQGDMKREFPSTPDEAFEAAIEGAYYAEQLARMELDRRLTRVPIDPALPVLTNWDLGFNDANAIWFIQVAGLEVRFIDYYENSGYGLEHYAGELKKRRDENGYTFGEHYLPHDVVNSELSNGKSRYDTLVGLGISPIITVPRVHSINDGINAARRLFPKVLIDPVRCEKGLKCLRNYRKEWDEERAAFRDKPLHNWASNGADAFRNFAQGFVEPSMVAPRHAYSRRSARGGSWESA, from the coding sequence ATGGACGGACCCGCAGCCTTCAGCCGGGCGATTGACAGGTTCTCAAATCGCTGCTGGCGGCTCAACAATCTTTACGTCGTCACCGACAAGAACGGCCGGCGCTCGGCCTTCCGGATGAACAGTGCCCAAGAGGCGCTGTTGGACGGAATGCACAATCAGAACATCATCCTCAAGGCCCGCCAGCGCGGTTTTACCACTTTCATCCAGCTCTTCATGCTGGATGCCTGCGTCTTCAACTCCGACATCCGGGCCGGCACCATCGCGCATACGCTGGCCGACGCCCAGGTGATCTTTCGGGATAAGATCCGCTTCCCCTACGATAACCTGCCGGAGGGCATCAAGGCGATCGTACCGCCTGTGAACGACAACACCTCCGAATTGCTGCTGGCAAACAATTCGGGCATCCGCGTCGGCACCTCGCTGCGCTCCGGCACGCTGCAATATCTGCACATCTCAGAATACGGCAAGATCTGCGCCAAATATCCGGAGAAGGCGCGGGAGGTCCGCTCCGGCGCCCTCAACACCGTCGAGAAGAACCAGCTTGTCTTCATCGAAAGCACTGCGGAAGGTCAGGACGGCCACTTCTTCGAGCTGTGCCAGCAGGCGCGCAGCAAGCGTAACGCCGGCGCGCCGCTCTCGGCCATGGACTTCAAATTTCACTTCTCGCCGTGGTGGGAAGACGACGCTTACGTGCTCGAGCCGGGCGCGGTCGAGATCCCGGCATCGTTTGCGGAGTATTTCGCCAGGCTGCGGGCCATCGGGATCGACCTGCGCCCGGAGCAGAAAGCCTGGTACGTCAAGAAGGCCGAGCAGCAGCAGGGCGACATGAAGCGGGAGTTTCCCTCGACACCCGACGAGGCATTCGAGGCGGCGATCGAGGGCGCCTATTACGCCGAACAGCTTGCCCGGATGGAGCTCGATCGCCGTCTCACGCGGGTCCCGATCGATCCTGCGCTTCCGGTGCTGACGAACTGGGATCTTGGCTTCAACGATGCCAACGCGATCTGGTTCATCCAGGTGGCCGGGCTGGAGGTCCGCTTCATCGACTATTACGAGAACAGCGGTTACGGGCTCGAGCACTACGCCGGCGAGCTGAAGAAGCGCCGTGACGAGAACGGCTACACCTTCGGCGAGCACTACTTGCCTCATGACGTCGTCAACAGCGAGCTGTCCAACGGCAAGAGCCGTTACGACACGCTGGTCGGCCTCGGCATCAGCCCCATCATCACCGTGCCGCGGGTGCACAGCATCAACGACGGCATCAATGCGGCGCGGCGGCTGTTCCCCAAGGTGCTGATCGACCCGGTCCGGTGCGAAAAGGGTCTGAAGTGCCTGCGCAACTACCGCAAGGAATGGGACGAGGAGCGGGCGGCGTTCCGGGACAAGCCGCTGCATAACTGGGCATCGAACGGGGCGGACGCCTTCCGCAACTTCGCTCAAGGCTTCGTCGAGCCGTCCATGGTGGCGCCCCGCCACGCCTATTCGCGCCGCTCTGCCAGGGGCGGCTCCTGGGAGTCCGCATGA